The DNA sequence CATGGACTGAGGGAAATATTTGACAAGTTGTATGTTGAGCTCTGGCATGATGTCAGTCTCACCAGCTGTTAATTTCCATCAGCACTTAAATACGCTTGGTGACTTCTGTATGCACAGCATGAAAGATTCTTGTGCTCTGCTAGTTttgttgttccttttttaatttatcattttttgatTGTGAAAATCAGTTTGCATGAGTCTTTGGTTTCTGCATGCTAATCAAAAGTAAAGCTGTACAGCTATGTTAGTCTGATTTTACTGCTGGGTCCTTATGCCTGAGGTTCTTCATTCAGTcttctgttttaaatgtggGTTCAGTTCATTTAAGGGCACCAAACTCGACCTTAAGCTGGCAAGCGTCCAGCTTGGGCCCCGTACTGCTTTTCACACCAGCTACTTTATTCCAGCACACGTGCTGTGGGTAGCATCTTTACAAGACCACCATTTTCTGCTGTCATAAATTAACGGTGCTTTATTATGCAGTCTGGAGCATATTTGCTATGGTTCCCAGAATTCTAAGTTCATAAAGGATTCTTACCTGGAACAGCAGCTCTCCATTTTAGATAAGTCCCTGTGACGTTATCCAGGTCAGAATCCTGCTTTATGTACTCTGGGCTGTCCTGGCTGTGTAAAGTCCCATTAGCTGACTGGACTGACATTTTTTGGATTCCAGAATCGTCTGTATGCCAGTTGAATTGATAATTTATTCCTGGCCTGGTAGAATACAGTTGTTCCATCTGGGTAGAACGCACAATATTGGCACTAGATGTGATCATATAAAATATCTGTGGCATTTAAGATGGGTCTCCAGGGACTTAAGTTCTCACCTTGTAGGTGCCATGACTGAAGTTTATACAGTCTGAATGGAATGTGATCTAATCCAGATTAACATGATGAAATTTGATGCTCATGTCCGTGTGGACTTGGGACTGGGCTGGCTGTAGTTTCAGAGAAAGTGCGGTAAATCGCTTTTcatttcacgttttgttttttattcccttgcttctcccccccccccctttcagacaCACGGACTTGTCGAGTCAATGAATTTAGTTGCGGTGCCGGGACGACCCAATGCATCCCGGTCTTCTGGAAATGTGATCGAGAGCGGGACTGTGATAATGGTGAAGATGAGGTGAACTGCGGTATGTTCCGCTTGCTtatttgagggtttttttgtttgtttttttgcagggggggtggggggcagcattaaaaatgcagacgtcccttttgttttgtggggACATTCTGAATTCGGTTTTGCCATGTTATGGCAAGTCCCTTTTGGCTTGTCATTTGATACTCTCCCGTGAGGTGTCATTGTTGTGAATCATGGACGCTGCAGAACTTTCACCCCTGTGCTCCCTTCCCCAGGTAACATCACCTGCGCCCCGCTGGAGTTCACCTGCGCCAGCGGGCGCTGCATCTCGCGCAACTTCGCGTGCAACGGCGAGGACGACTGCGGCGACGGGAGCGACGAGCTGGACTGCACGCCCTCGTCCTGCGGGCCCAGCGAGTTCCAGTGCGGCAACGCCACCTGCATCCCCGCCAGCTGGGTGTGCGACGAGGACGTGGACTGCCAGGACCAATCGGACGAGTCGCCCCAGCGCTGCGGCCAGCGCCCGCCGACCCCGCCCACCAAGTGCCCCTCCAGCGAGACGCAGTGCGGCTCCGGCGAGTGCATCCACCGCAAGTGGCGCTGCGACGGCGACCCCGACTGCAAGGACGGCAGCGACGAGGCCAACTGCCGTGAGCGCCCCCCGTGATTGGTTCACCTCGAGCGGGAGTGCGGCGTTTTGTGCCTGcgctctattttttttttttagatcctGCTTTTCTGCCCAAATGTCAGATTACATGGCTGCACGGCAACAATATGGGTGTTTTTAGGTCAAGGAGCGAGGGTCAGATTTTTACCTGATTTAAGCAACAAGACCAAATACAAGCATTTAAATTCCTGGGAATGCTCTGCAGCTTACGAGAAGAGTCAGTTTTCCATGTCATAACCCCACTCCAACTCCGTTTACCTGTGCAGTACTCCTCTGATGGGTTAGTGAGTTGGAGTGCAGTCAGAATTGATGGGATTTGGGTACAGAGGGAAGGAGGttggaaataaatgtacagGTCCAGGGCAGTGGCACTGAGTTGGGGACTGCAGGTGTCAAAAGGGCGTGTCAGTGTATTACTGGCCTGCAGCCCTGACCATGGAGAGCCACAGAATGGCTGGTTTTAGTTTTCAAAGCCAACCAAATCAGGCCCCAGAAATCGGGTGAGTAGTTATTTCAAATCGTTGATTAGCTAAATGCTGACTAGCTCTCCAGGCTCAGGCATGCAGACCCAGTGATGCATCGTCACATGGGGAGGACAGTGTGACCTTTTGGGCTTTTGCGTGCGTAAGGACAGCGGGTCCTGTGAGATTTACCTGCCCCATTTTGTGTCCCTTTTCATTGGTCCAGCTGTACGGACCTGCCGGCCAGACCAATTCAAGTGCGATGACGGCAACTGTATCCATGGCAGCCGGCAGTGCAACGGGTTGCGTGACTGTGCGGATGGTAGCGATGAGATGAACTGCAAAAACGGTGAGTCCCAGTGCTGAGGGGGTGGTtggtctcccccaccctcctcatGAATTACTCGCCACCTGATAGAAATGGGGATTTTTGGGTTTCTTTCGTTGGTAATATTTCTCGGTGAAGCTTAAACTGCTAAATTTAAACTAACCCCTGTCCAGAGAGGGGAAGTGAATGAGTGTCTGGACTTGGGCCTGTTTGTGTAATCTCTGGATTTAATGTGTCATTCCCTTTGATTTATCAGCATTAACTGCACACCTCTGATGTTCTGTTTAACAGTTAATTGATGGGGGATAGAGCAAGTGTCTGATCCTCTTTACGGAGAGATTAAAACTTGTGGGATCAAAAGCggaatgtatgtgtgtctgtgtaggggggggggggaatgggtgGTTGCACCCCCCCCTCAAATGCCCTTTCCTGTCTGTCGTTCACCCAGTGACCCAGTGCAACGGCCCGGACAAGTTTAAGTGCCGGAGTGGGGAGTGCATCGAAATGAGCAAAGTGTGCAACAAGAACCGGGACTGTCCCGACTGGAGCGATGAACCCCTCAGAGAGTGCAGTAagtgggggaggttgggggtgtTGGGCTGGCGACCCGAAGTCAAAGATGGAATTCCCTGTGCTTAATCGGCACACACTGATTTATGCATTTCGACTCTTCCCCAGATGGGGGAAGAATCCTCTCCCATCTGTAGGGTGTGGCTACAGTCATTATTGAAGGAAGGCTGGCAAAGACTagatttgtcattttgtttggtGACCAAAAAGGAGTCCTAACAGATGTTCTTTTTCATGCCCCCCCTCATTAATTTGCAGTTAATTTCCAGACCTCGATGTCTGAGCCAGAGGCCTGGGGTGTGTCATAGCGCATACAGTTTTACCCTGATGGCTGATGGGAGAGAACATTGAGCAGTAAAGCCAAATACTAGTGCCCCCTAGAGGCATTTAGGGTCTGCAATCAATCCTGATTAATCTGTCGAATCATATCCTTGTCCTTTAGTTTCAGTCACTTTACTTCTGAGTGATGCTGACTTAACCTGGTCTCTGGACCATGAATGAACTAGGGACTTCTGACAAATGGGACTTCAAGTTCTTCGGCAACATAGTTCCAGTAAACCCACTCAATGTACAGTTACAACCATGAAGTGGTTGCACTTCCACCTAAACACTTGTTCATTAGCACAGATTTTTGTATGTCAAATGTGTGTTGCTGTATGTAGGTCTGCCTTGGCAGTACAGAATGAAGTATTTGGGATTATGTTTGCATACTGTAACTTCAGCCACACCCTTACTGTGAATGTCAGCTGCAACCTCATTTTCCAGCTGACGCAACCCACCGTTCTGTTACTTCAGATGACTGACTCATACTGTGTCTATCCAATGCCACATGCCATTGCAGCTTTCATTTGGAAGTGCCATGGCCCATGTCTATCCTGAAGTCCCCTATAGTCCTCTTCTGAACTAATGAGGAAAAACAATCATGCATGTGACACATTAACAGTGAAGGCTGTTGCAGGACTGACTGTTCGGCAAAGTATTTGGTTCGATGGACAGTTTCTTTTGAACCGTGTGTACAgtgagtacatttttttaaattttggttcCAAGTTATTTGAAGAGGAAGTGCACTCATCCCAGCAGTTTGTTTGACAGGGGTAACTAACTGCATGTAGATGGTGCAGCATTTATACCCTGGTGTGTCAGGTCTTTAACCTTTTATTGTGGCTGTAAATctgagtgggggaaaaaatgaagacCCAGCTGGCCAGTTTCATGCAGTTGAAAGAGCTTTTCCTCCTAAAATCAGCAAGCGAGTTTTAGTTGATTTAGTTTGGAAATCTGTATCGAACAGTCTCACATCAATCTTCATTGTTTCATAGTGAATAGTGTTCCTGAAAGACTAAATGGCCGATCATTGATTTCTATtgcctcccccaccaccacccttgTGGGCTTCTGTAGAAAGCCTAGGGCAACAAAGTTTAGGGCTTCGAGTTTATCTTCTCAGTACTTGGATTTGTTTATGTacaacaatttttatttatttttaccccaAGGTAGAACTGAGAGCTCTTTGTAGTTATGACCTGTGGATTCATTGGGGCAGGAATCCGGGGAATTATGTTGGCAGTCGGCTGTAGGCagatgattaggtggccagGCACTGAGCCAGTTGGTGGGGAATTTGATCAGGATGCCAGGGTTTGTACCTCTACCCTTTGAGAGACCACAGAATATTAGGACCTCAGTTTGACAGTCTTGTAGTGCAGCACACCCAGCTGTTACATGAGAGATCTGATCAAAGAGGAGCTTTTTATGGCAAATGCTTGAACTGAGTATCTTGTTGTAGAACTAGTAATACTTGTAATCCATGTAACTGTAAATGAGACTTGCAGGCAGAAGCATGTACCCTTTACAGATTTGGATTGGGTGAAAGGCGGCTTCTGCTCTGTACCTAACTGTAGTCTGATTTCAGAAGGTGTGTGTTCGTTCTGCCTGGGTTCATAATGTTTGTGCTAAATTCCTTTTAGAAAATGGTGTTAAGTCTattacaaacaataacaaaactaacaaaacgTGTCTTTCCTCAGATCTGAACGAGTGTCTGCTGAACAATGGGGGCTGTTCCCACATCTGTCGGGACATGGTGATTGGTTACGAGTGTGACTGCACCCCTGGGCTGCAGCTCATAGATCGCAAGACCTGCGGGGGTAAGGTTTAGGGTGCATAAGGGCCCCGTGCCTGCTGTGTAAATTCAAACTCACACCTGCAAAGTATCTGTCATTGCATACATCTGGGCCAATTTAAAACatgctaaaaatacattttaaactctGGAAAGCGAACTGTTTAATTGAAAAATCTGCCTagaacatgaagaaaaaaatcgaCATGGAATTCACCACTGACCCTGATTTGCTCCCTTTTACTCAAGAGGAGTGCGGGGAAACTGCAGTCAGTTCAGTGGCTTGGATGTCTGTTTCTCCCTGTACATTACCTTTTGTTGTATTGATCCTCCACTCTTGCAGATATCAACGAGTGCCTGAACCCTGGGATTTGTAGCCAGATCTGCATAAACTTGAAAGGGGGGTACAAGTGTGAGTGCCACAGCGGGTACCAGATGGACCCCACTTCTGGCGTGTGTAAGGCAGTTGGTAAGAACCGGCACCCCAATCTCTCAATCTGCCCTGCAGTGTCAATGggtgcatttacatgcacactaaTGCTCCAGTCTTACCCAGGTTATGGCGATACTCTGGCTATTGAAATGGTCATGTAAATGCCTTGATCTGATTATCGGTCTACGGTAATAATTGGCGTAGTCGAACCCCGATTAAaacacctttgtttttgtgcatgtatttgtctCATTTTGTTTTCGCTTTTTGAAACCACACATGTCAGGCTGAAGTCAAAGATCCCAGATGAAAACTGCATGGCTGCCACAGTTTTCATTGAGCATTGGCCTGTTGTGGAAAGAATCCTGTAAATGCGGCTATTGGAGTAATCACATTACTTGTGTCCATGTGTATGCATTGATGTGAatgaatgtatgcatttatatgcTGGCATAAACTGATTACTTCCTCTAATCAGGGTATtggtgcacatactgtataaacatGGCCAATTTCACATTCTGCCCTGAGCTGTTGTATAATATGGGGCCTAAAGCAGGGGTGTGTAAACTCCAGGCCTGGatagctgcagggtctgctgatttctttcccttttgtagtttcctttcaGCCTGCTGCCAATTTAGGGATTGGAACTGTGGTGTGACTGTCTAGCCAATCAGTGATTAAaaagcacttaagtgctgaaactCACTGAAAACCAGCCCTTGTGGCACTCTAGGATTTCCGGTCTAATGTTAGGGCAGGAGTGTCTAACTTCAGTCCTTGAGGGATTGTGAGTgattaagtcattgattggctaaagatcCACAGACCGTTCACCTGCACCCttcagccctccaggacttcaGTTTGAGGCCAATGGTTAAGGGCATggagaaatgtatttatgaatgaaCTGCCATCACAAACTGCCACTCATCGTGAACTTTCACACCCCAAGGCAAGGAGCCGTGTCTGATCTTCACCAACCGGAGAGACATCCGAAAACTGGGCCTGGAGAGGATGGAGTACACCCAGATTGTGGAGCAGCTGCGTAACACCGTCGCCCTCGACGCCGACTTCACCCAGCAGAGGATCTTCTGGGCTGACCTGGGGCAGAAGGCCATCTTCAGGTAGCCAGCTGAAAATGCCACCTCTCTGTGCGGATTGTAGCCATCCTTAGAGAGAGGGAAGAATTTAATTTGTGTATCTGTTTTAATTGGATGAAATGCAttgctggagttttttttttttttaagttttttttttaagtgtgtgtttctgctgccATAAAGGTCAGGGTTGTCATTTTTCCTGATACAATCAGAAGAGGTTTCCTGTAGGCCATAAGTGTGTCTGGGGCCGGTTGACTTGTTAGCAGCATTATCTCTTGCTACCAGCCATGTTTTTCTCTGGTCCTCTGCCTCAGACGGGGCTGAAAATCAGCATTTCCTGATTTATCTGGTCAAAATAATCCCTGGTGCAAATGTTCTCTGTGGTGACTCATGCTCTACACATGGAAACGGTCTTGTTTTTGTCCATCTGTTGCTGCATTAATTTCTTTAAGTATTGCCATTTTAAGATGTAGTGCAACTGTGGATCAATGGTTTTTTCCTAGATGCTTAAGCATCTGCTGAATTGGTAGTAAAGCagttaaatgtactgtatattagtGCTATATCTTGCTGCCAAGATGTGCTGTTGCTGGCCGATAAGGCGATTGTTAGGATGGAAATGTTGGAGGTCCCTGTTAAAGCCAAGTAGCCATAGGCAAATTTAGCTTGCATCTTAATTGTATTAATCCGACTTGCTTAATGGATATACTTATGTTTGATATACCTAATAACTGCCTTGCAAACTAGCCATCTAGCTAATGTTACTCAAGTTTGGTATTGCTCCTGGTATTGGCAAATGAACCTGGCTAACATGCGTTCCTAGCTCACTGGATTATTTCGCCTTAAGTTTCATTGACTAGCTAGCAATTCCTATTAGCAATGTACATGACTGAAAGTATTATGGTATTTCTCAACCTagctaaaatgttttctgtcctACCATTCCACATAGACTGGACCAGTTGACAGCAGGAGCCTTTTGCTTACTTCAAATTGATGTCTGACTGAATACATCCTGTTGGACTGGACTGACAAATTTGACTGCTCGGTAGCCTAGAGGACTACCAAAGGATTCATGACATCCCTCCCCGTGACCTCTCATCAACCTCTGCTTTTTGAGGGCCACAAAACAAGTTAACCATTAGTGATGGGTCAATGCAAAGCATGTGTTCTTGCTTTAAGGTCAGGGTTGGTCAGCCCGCATTGAACAGTGATGTTTGTTCAGCGTTTGACGATCTTATGTTGTCCCCATCGCAGCACCGTGCTGGACAAGCGGGATGAGGTGAACAGCCATACCAAAGTGATTGACAATGTGCAGACCCCCGTGGGCATCGCGGTGGACTGGATCTACAAGAACATCTACTGGTCTGACCTGGGCACCAAGTCCATCACTGTGGCAGACTTCAGCGGCTCCAAGAGGAAGGTTCTGTTCAACAGCGGACTGAAAGAGCCGGCCTCCATTGCAGTGGATCCTCTTTCTGGGTGACTAGCAACTCTAAATGTCCATTTCATCaatgtttggtttggtttggtttggtttggtttacaAGCATTCTCCGTTTTCTAGATCCATATAATGAGTCTTTACCTGAACATTGATTTGAAATCCAAATCCTTTTTGGGATTCCATTAGTCTATTGGCACAATCATTTAATGTGCCATTTTTTGTAGAGCTGCATGTATATTATTGACACAAGCATTTTACTGTGGTTTATAAAAGGAGTAAATGATGATCCCTAATCAGTTTTGGGATTTCACTCATTAATTTAAACTCTGGTCCTGTAGACTGCACATGAATTTTTACTgcacatgaaaacattcttttgtgGTTTAATAAGTGAACAGTCACTGGTGTATACAGCTGTTTAGAAAATTAAGCCAGACTTAACAAGGATCAGTTTATGCACATGAGCCCTCCAGGATTGGAGTTTGGCAGCCCTGTGCTATTCATATATAAAGAATGGTGCAGGTTTACCATTCTACTTGTTATAAATCCAGATTATGCCATGCATTTCATAGGCAGAAATGAATTGTTACTATGGGTACCAGCCCAAAAGTTGGTTTGTTCAGTCTTTGATAATTAATGGCCACTTGTGTCAAAATCGAATCTCTTATCTCTATCAGCAAAAGACCATTTAAAGTGCGACGTAACTCCTCATGATTGAAGTGAATGAAGGTTT is a window from the Anguilla rostrata isolate EN2019 chromosome 14, ASM1855537v3, whole genome shotgun sequence genome containing:
- the vldlr gene encoding very low-density lipoprotein receptor isoform X27, with protein sequence MVTSILGFLILPICLQQCGYVQGTRTECEPSQYQCGNGRCIPSVWQCDGDEDCSDGSDETTCVKKTCAEADFVCNNGQCVPKRWHCDGEPDCEDGSDESLDVCHTRTCRVNEFSCGAGTTQCIPVFWKCDRERDCDNGEDEVNCGNITCAPLEFTCASGRCISRNFACNGEDDCGDGSDELDCTPSSCGPSEFQCGNATCIPASWVCDEDVDCQDQSDESPQRCGQRPPTPPTKCPSSETQCGSGECIHRKWRCDGDPDCKDGSDEANCPVRTCRPDQFKCDDGNCIHGSRQCNGLRDCADGSDEMNCKNVTQCNGPDKFKCRSGECIEMSKVCNKNRDCPDWSDEPLRECNLNECLLNNGGCSHICRDMVIGYECDCTPGLQLIDRKTCGDINECLNPGICSQICINLKGGYKCECHSGYQMDPTSGVCKAVGKEPCLIFTNRRDIRKLGLERMEYTQIVEQLRNTVALDADFTQQRIFWADLGQKAIFSTVLDKRDEVNSHTKVIDNVQTPVGIAVDWIYKNIYWSDLGTKSITVADFSGSKRKVLFNSGLKEPASIAVDPLSGFLYWSDWGEPAKIEKSGMNGVDRQVLVATEIQWPNGITLDLIKSRLYWVDSKLHMLCSVDLNGDNRRKVLQSQDYLAHPFALTVFEDRVFWTDGENEAIYGANKFTGTDVITLASNLNEPQDIIVYHELIQLSGTNWCNEKGDNGGCAYMCLPAPQINKHSPKYTCVCPQGQDLATDGQRCKPEPSAAPKDDGKMRTRPPPPSAMPTEPSKNDGKLQTRPVRPTASKKPKVVPSPVTAEGNVSTSIHEVNSSAKGSAAAWAILPVLLLAMAAAGGYLMWRNWQLKNKKSMNFDNPVYLKTTEEDLNIDISRHTSTVGHTYPAISVVNTEDDLS
- the vldlr gene encoding very low-density lipoprotein receptor isoform X30, which translates into the protein MVTSILGFLILPICLQQCGYVQGTRTECEPSQYQCGNGRCIPSVWQCDGDEDCSDGSDETTCVKKTCAEADFVCNNGQCVPKRWHCDGEPDCEDGSDESLDVCHTRTCRVNEFSCGAGTTQCIPVFWKCDRERDCDNGEDEVNCGNITCAPLEFTCASGRCISRNFACNGEDDCGDGSDELDCTPSSCGPSEFQCGNATCIPASWVCDEDVDCQDQSDESPQRCGQRPPTPPTKCPSSETQCGSGECIHRKWRCDGDPDCKDGSDEANCPVRTCRPDQFKCDDGNCIHGSRQCNGLRDCADGSDEMNCKNVTQCNGPDKFKCRSGECIEMSKVCNKNRDCPDWSDEPLRECNLNECLLNNGGCSHICRDMVIGYECDCTPGLQLIDRKTCGDINECLNPGICSQICINLKGGYKCECHSGYQMDPTSGVCKAVGKEPCLIFTNRRDIRKLGLERMEYTQIVEQLRNTVALDADFTQQRIFWADLGQKAIFSTVLDKRDEVNSHTKVIDNVQTPVGIAVDWIYKNIYWSDLGTKSITVADFSGSKRKVLFNSGLKEPASIAVDPLSGFLYWSDWGEPAKIEKSGMNGVDRQVLVATEIQWPNGITLDLIKSRLYWVDSKLHMLCSVDLNGDNRRKVLQSQDYLAHPFALTVFEDRVFWTDGENEAIYGANKFTGTDVITLASNLNEPQDIIVYHELIQLSGTNWCNEKGDNGGCAYMCLPAPQINKHSPKYTCVCPQGQDLATDGQRCKPAEPSAAPKDDGKMRTRPPPPSEGNVSTSIHEVNSSAKGSAAAWAILPVLLLAMAAAGGYLMWRNWQLKNKKSMNFDNPVYLKTTEEDLNIDISRHTSTVGHTYPAISVVNTEDDLS
- the vldlr gene encoding very low-density lipoprotein receptor isoform X28, yielding MVTSILGFLILPICLQQCGYVQGTRTECEPSQYQCGNGRCIPSVWQCDGDEDCSDGSDETTCVKKTCAEADFVCNNGQCVPKRWHCDGEPDCEDGSDESLDVCHTRTCRVNEFSCGAGTTQCIPVFWKCDRERDCDNGEDEVNCGNITCAPLEFTCASGRCISRNFACNGEDDCGDGSDELDCTPSSCGPSEFQCGNATCIPASWVCDEDVDCQDQSDESPQRCGQRPPTPPTKCPSSETQCGSGECIHRKWRCDGDPDCKDGSDEANCPVRTCRPDQFKCDDGNCIHGSRQCNGLRDCADGSDEMNCKNVTQCNGPDKFKCRSGECIEMSKVCNKNRDCPDWSDEPLRECNLNECLLNNGGCSHICRDMVIGYECDCTPGLQLIDRKTCGDINECLNPGICSQICINLKGGYKCECHSGYQMDPTSGVCKAVGKEPCLIFTNRRDIRKLGLERMEYTQIVEQLRNTVALDADFTQQRIFWADLGQKAIFSTVLDKRDEVNSHTKVIDNVQTPVGIAVDWIYKNIYWSDLGTKSITVADFSGSKRKVLFNSGLKEPASIAVDPLSGFLYWSDWGEPAKIEKSGMNGVDRQVLVATEIQWPNGITLDLIKSRLYWVDSKLHMLCSVDLNGDNRRKVLQSQDYLAHPFALTVFEDRVFWTDGENEAIYGANKFTGTDVITLASNLNEPQDIIVYHELIQLSGTNWCNEKGDNGGCAYMCLPAPQINKHSPKYTCVCPQGQDLATDGQRCKPAEPSAAPKDDGKMRTRPPPPSASKKPKVVPSPVTAEGNVSTSIHEVNSSAKGSAAAWAILPVLLLAMAAAGGYLMWRNWQLKNKKSMNFDNPVYLKTTEEDLNIDISRHTSTVGHTYPAISVVNTEDDLS
- the vldlr gene encoding very low-density lipoprotein receptor isoform X32; the protein is MVTSILGFLILPICLQQCGYVQGTRTECEPSQYQCGNGRCIPSVWQCDGDEDCSDGSDETTCVKKTCAEADFVCNNGQCVPKRWHCDGEPDCEDGSDESLDVCHTRTCRVNEFSCGAGTTQCIPVFWKCDRERDCDNGEDEVNCGNITCAPLEFTCASGRCISRNFACNGEDDCGDGSDELDCTPSSCGPSEFQCGNATCIPASWVCDEDVDCQDQSDESPQRCGQRPPTPPTKCPSSETQCGSGECIHRKWRCDGDPDCKDGSDEANCPVRTCRPDQFKCDDGNCIHGSRQCNGLRDCADGSDEMNCKNVTQCNGPDKFKCRSGECIEMSKVCNKNRDCPDWSDEPLRECNLNECLLNNGGCSHICRDMVIGYECDCTPGLQLIDRKTCGDINECLNPGICSQICINLKGGYKCECHSGYQMDPTSGVCKAVGKEPCLIFTNRRDIRKLGLERMEYTQIVEQLRNTVALDADFTQQRIFWADLGQKAIFSTVLDKRDEVNSHTKVIDNVQTPVGIAVDWIYKNIYWSDLGTKSITVADFSGSKRKVLFNSGLKEPASIAVDPLSGFLYWSDWGEPAKIEKSGMNGVDRQVLVATEIQWPNGITLDLIKSRLYWVDSKLHMLCSVDLNGDNRRKVLQSQDYLAHPFALTVFEDRVFWTDGENEAIYGANKFTGTDVITLASNLNEPQDIIVYHELIQLSGTNWCNEKGDNGGCAYMCLPAPQINKHSPKYTCVCPQGQDLATDGQRCKPEGNVSTSIHEVNSSAKGSAAAWAILPVLLLAMAAAGGYLMWRNWQLKNKKSMNFDNPVYLKTTEEDLNIDISRHTSTVGHTYPAISVVNTEDDLS
- the vldlr gene encoding very low-density lipoprotein receptor isoform X29 — protein: MVTSILGFLILPICLQQCGYVQGTRTECEPSQYQCGNGRCIPSVWQCDGDEDCSDGSDETTCVKKTCAEADFVCNNGQCVPKRWHCDGEPDCEDGSDESLDVCHTRTCRVNEFSCGAGTTQCIPVFWKCDRERDCDNGEDEVNCGNITCAPLEFTCASGRCISRNFACNGEDDCGDGSDELDCTPSSCGPSEFQCGNATCIPASWVCDEDVDCQDQSDESPQRCGQRPPTPPTKCPSSETQCGSGECIHRKWRCDGDPDCKDGSDEANCPVRTCRPDQFKCDDGNCIHGSRQCNGLRDCADGSDEMNCKNVTQCNGPDKFKCRSGECIEMSKVCNKNRDCPDWSDEPLRECNLNECLLNNGGCSHICRDMVIGYECDCTPGLQLIDRKTCGDINECLNPGICSQICINLKGGYKCECHSGYQMDPTSGVCKAVGKEPCLIFTNRRDIRKLGLERMEYTQIVEQLRNTVALDADFTQQRIFWADLGQKAIFSTVLDKRDEVNSHTKVIDNVQTPVGIAVDWIYKNIYWSDLGTKSITVADFSGSKRKVLFNSGLKEPASIAVDPLSGFLYWSDWGEPAKIEKSGMNGVDRQVLVATEIQWPNGITLDLIKSRLYWVDSKLHMLCSVDLNGDNRRKVLQSQDYLAHPFALTVFEDRVFWTDGENEAIYGANKFTGTDVITLASNLNEPQDIIVYHELIQLSGTNWCNEKGDNGGCAYMCLPAPQINKHSPKYTCVCPQGQDLATDGQRCKPEPSAAPKDDGKMRTRPPPPSASKKPKVVPSPVTAEGNVSTSIHEVNSSAKGSAAAWAILPVLLLAMAAAGGYLMWRNWQLKNKKSMNFDNPVYLKTTEEDLNIDISRHTSTVGHTYPAISVVNTEDDLS
- the vldlr gene encoding very low-density lipoprotein receptor isoform X31, with protein sequence MVTSILGFLILPICLQQCGYVQGTRTECEPSQYQCGNGRCIPSVWQCDGDEDCSDGSDETTCVKKTCAEADFVCNNGQCVPKRWHCDGEPDCEDGSDESLDVCHTRTCRVNEFSCGAGTTQCIPVFWKCDRERDCDNGEDEVNCGNITCAPLEFTCASGRCISRNFACNGEDDCGDGSDELDCTPSSCGPSEFQCGNATCIPASWVCDEDVDCQDQSDESPQRCGQRPPTPPTKCPSSETQCGSGECIHRKWRCDGDPDCKDGSDEANCPVRTCRPDQFKCDDGNCIHGSRQCNGLRDCADGSDEMNCKNVTQCNGPDKFKCRSGECIEMSKVCNKNRDCPDWSDEPLRECNLNECLLNNGGCSHICRDMVIGYECDCTPGLQLIDRKTCGDINECLNPGICSQICINLKGGYKCECHSGYQMDPTSGVCKAVGKEPCLIFTNRRDIRKLGLERMEYTQIVEQLRNTVALDADFTQQRIFWADLGQKAIFSTVLDKRDEVNSHTKVIDNVQTPVGIAVDWIYKNIYWSDLGTKSITVADFSGSKRKVLFNSGLKEPASIAVDPLSGFLYWSDWGEPAKIEKSGMNGVDRQVLVATEIQWPNGITLDLIKSRLYWVDSKLHMLCSVDLNGDNRRKVLQSQDYLAHPFALTVFEDRVFWTDGENEAIYGANKFTGTDVITLASNLNEPQDIIVYHELIQLSGTNWCNEKGDNGGCAYMCLPAPQINKHSPKYTCVCPQGQDLATDGQRCKPEPSAAPKDDGKMRTRPPPPSEGNVSTSIHEVNSSAKGSAAAWAILPVLLLAMAAAGGYLMWRNWQLKNKKSMNFDNPVYLKTTEEDLNIDISRHTSTVGHTYPAISVVNTEDDLS
- the vldlr gene encoding very low-density lipoprotein receptor isoform X25 gives rise to the protein MVTSILGFLILPICLQQCGYVQGTRTECEPSQYQCGNGRCIPSVWQCDGDEDCSDGSDETTCVKKTCAEADFVCNNGQCVPKRWHCDGEPDCEDGSDESLDVCHTRTCRVNEFSCGAGTTQCIPVFWKCDRERDCDNGEDEVNCGNITCAPLEFTCASGRCISRNFACNGEDDCGDGSDELDCTPSSCGPSEFQCGNATCIPASWVCDEDVDCQDQSDESPQRCGQRPPTPPTKCPSSETQCGSGECIHRKWRCDGDPDCKDGSDEANCPVRTCRPDQFKCDDGNCIHGSRQCNGLRDCADGSDEMNCKNVTQCNGPDKFKCRSGECIEMSKVCNKNRDCPDWSDEPLRECNLNECLLNNGGCSHICRDMVIGYECDCTPGLQLIDRKTCGDINECLNPGICSQICINLKGGYKCECHSGYQMDPTSGVCKAVGKEPCLIFTNRRDIRKLGLERMEYTQIVEQLRNTVALDADFTQQRIFWADLGQKAIFSTVLDKRDEVNSHTKVIDNVQTPVGIAVDWIYKNIYWSDLGTKSITVADFSGSKRKVLFNSGLKEPASIAVDPLSGFLYWSDWGEPAKIEKSGMNGVDRQVLVATEIQWPNGITLDLIKSRLYWVDSKLHMLCSVDLNGDNRRKVLQSQDYLAHPFALTVFEDRVFWTDGENEAIYGANKFTGTDVITLASNLNEPQDIIVYHELIQLSGTNWCNEKGDNGGCAYMCLPAPQINKHSPKYTCVCPQGQDLATDGQRCKPAEPSAAPKDDGKMRTRPPPPSAIPSEPKKHDWKVQTRPTRPPVGASQPSVHDGKVQTDPTQPPEGNVSTSIHEVNSSAKGSAAAWAILPVLLLAMAAAGGYLMWRNWQLKNKKSMNFDNPVYLKTTEEDLNIDISRHTSTVGHTYPAISVVNTEDDLS